Proteins from a genomic interval of Salinarchaeum sp. Harcht-Bsk1:
- a CDS encoding phosphate uptake regulator PhoU: METRKVQRLGPSTLAMTLPAEWAGEHNVEKGDEVSLRTSGKGTLTVLPESASGEESEAIIHADDLGADAVERAIVAQYVLGRRVIRVEQTEGALDSETINAVYRAETQLMGLGVIEETPESIAIRCSVDPEDFTLDNLLERLESTGSTMRGEAVKALARGNPDLAERALNRERQANKIFVLLLRLIFTAYQNPNLARAVDLDSGFPLIGYRSIAKNLELTADNAEDIAEIVLDAEDNQLAIDDAAMRRIREFTDQVDEITEIAVQAAVERDYNRTIEVRERFQELRDRESEILDDLPEMDNEDLLQVREVLVSLGQTAEYAMRNAEIAANLALNEESDHTTIH; encoded by the coding sequence ATGGAAACGAGGAAAGTGCAGCGACTCGGGCCCTCCACCCTCGCGATGACGTTGCCGGCGGAGTGGGCCGGGGAGCACAACGTCGAGAAAGGGGACGAGGTCTCGCTCCGGACCAGCGGGAAGGGCACCCTCACCGTGTTGCCCGAGTCCGCGAGCGGCGAGGAATCCGAGGCGATCATCCACGCGGACGACCTCGGCGCGGACGCCGTCGAGCGCGCCATCGTCGCGCAGTACGTGCTCGGCCGCCGCGTGATTCGCGTCGAGCAGACCGAGGGCGCGCTGGATTCGGAGACGATCAACGCCGTGTACCGCGCGGAGACGCAACTGATGGGCCTGGGCGTGATCGAGGAGACGCCCGAATCGATCGCGATCCGGTGCTCGGTCGATCCGGAGGACTTCACGCTCGACAATCTGCTCGAACGCCTCGAATCGACCGGCTCGACGATGCGCGGCGAGGCCGTCAAGGCGCTGGCTCGCGGGAACCCCGACCTCGCCGAGCGCGCGCTCAACCGGGAGCGCCAGGCGAACAAGATCTTCGTGCTCCTCCTGCGATTGATCTTCACCGCCTACCAGAACCCCAACCTCGCCCGCGCGGTCGACCTCGACTCGGGCTTCCCGCTGATCGGCTACCGCTCGATCGCGAAGAACCTCGAACTGACGGCGGACAACGCCGAGGACATCGCCGAGATCGTCCTCGACGCCGAGGACAACCAGCTCGCCATCGACGACGCCGCGATGCGGCGCATCCGCGAGTTCACCGACCAGGTCGACGAGATCACCGAAATCGCCGTCCAGGCCGCCGTCGAGCGAGACTACAATCGCACGATAGAAGTTCGCGAGCGGTTCCAGGAACTCCGGGATCGCGAGAGCGAGATCCTCGACGACCTCCCGGAGATGGACAACGAGGACCTCTTGCAGGTGCGAGAGGTGCTCGTCAGCCTCGGTCAGACTGCGGAGTACGCCATGCGAAACGCCGAGATCGCTGCCAACCTCGCGCTCAACGAGGAGAGCGACCACACGACGATCCACTAA
- a CDS encoding thioredoxin family protein encodes MSLDTMQPTPTWDPDSHEATVETFEAIADEITVKVWGGDWCKDCRAALPDFAAALDAAGVPEASIEQYPVEKAEDGSKVGPGVEDYGIEYIPTIVVERDGEELVRFVESEDVPAAIWLADRLRESEQVA; translated from the coding sequence ATGAGTCTCGACACGATGCAGCCCACGCCGACGTGGGACCCCGACAGCCACGAGGCGACGGTGGAGACGTTCGAAGCGATCGCCGACGAGATCACGGTGAAGGTCTGGGGCGGCGACTGGTGCAAGGACTGCCGCGCCGCACTGCCGGACTTCGCCGCCGCGCTCGACGCCGCGGGCGTTCCCGAGGCGTCCATCGAGCAGTACCCCGTCGAGAAGGCCGAGGACGGCAGCAAGGTCGGCCCCGGCGTCGAGGACTACGGGATCGAGTACATCCCGACGATCGTCGTCGAGCGCGACGGCGAGGAACTGGTGCGCTTCGTCGAGAGCGAGGACGTTCCAGCCGCGATCTGGCTCGCCGATCGGCTGCGAGAGTCCGAACAGGTCGCGTGA
- a CDS encoding universal stress protein, producing the protein MYQRILLPTDGSESAHAALDHALDIARQYDAELHVLHVVSAAYAEGGPGHATAVEALEEHGEETFERIRERTEALDVETACEQRHGEPHAVIVEYADDADCDLTVMGTHGRTGLQRYLLGSVTEKVVRTSDVPVLTVRHGGSGE; encoded by the coding sequence ATGTACCAGCGGATCCTCCTCCCGACGGACGGCAGCGAGAGCGCTCACGCCGCCCTCGATCACGCCCTGGACATCGCCCGCCAGTACGACGCCGAACTCCACGTCCTCCACGTCGTCTCCGCCGCCTACGCCGAGGGCGGGCCGGGCCACGCGACCGCCGTGGAAGCGCTCGAGGAACACGGCGAAGAGACGTTCGAGCGAATCCGCGAGCGCACCGAGGCGCTCGACGTCGAGACGGCCTGCGAACAGCGCCACGGCGAACCCCACGCCGTCATCGTCGAGTACGCGGACGACGCCGACTGCGACCTGACGGTAATGGGCACGCACGGCCGGACCGGCCTCCAGCGCTACCTCCTCGGGAGCGTGACCGAGAAGGTCGTCCGGACTTCCGACGTCCCGGTGCTCACCGTGCGTCATGGCGGCTCCGGGGAGTAA
- a CDS encoding PLP-dependent cysteine synthase family protein: MHRSVLETLGSPLVQVDAPEGATVAAKLESANPGGSAKDRPALWMIRAAERAGELEPGDRIVEPTSGNTGIGLSLVAAARGYDISIVMPASKSKERRQLMRAYGAEIELVDGDISAARERAEAIAEEGAVLLEQFRNPANPQSHYESTGPEILDQVEGREIDAFVAGVGTGGTITGVGRRLREAFPDVEIVAVEPADNAVLSGDPAGDDAFQGMGPGFVSENLDVDLLDDVVTVELEAAEAECRRLAREEGILVGQSSGAASLAARQVAERIAEPSLECPPAGARSADQAVGDGTRSDGGASNSNGANGATDATNARDAKRDPDAAHETDAYDDCPLVVTIFPDSGERYLSAGVFE; encoded by the coding sequence ATGCACCGGAGCGTGCTGGAGACGCTGGGCTCGCCGCTCGTGCAGGTCGACGCTCCCGAGGGGGCGACCGTGGCCGCGAAGCTCGAGTCCGCGAACCCGGGCGGCTCCGCCAAGGACCGGCCCGCGCTCTGGATGATCCGCGCGGCCGAGCGCGCCGGCGAACTCGAGCCCGGCGACCGGATCGTCGAGCCGACCAGCGGCAACACCGGCATCGGCCTCTCGCTGGTCGCCGCCGCCCGCGGCTACGACATCTCGATCGTGATGCCGGCCTCCAAGTCCAAGGAACGCCGTCAGTTGATGCGGGCCTACGGCGCAGAGATCGAACTCGTCGACGGTGACATCTCGGCCGCTCGCGAGCGCGCCGAGGCGATCGCCGAGGAGGGCGCAGTCCTCCTCGAGCAGTTCCGCAATCCCGCGAACCCGCAGTCCCACTACGAGTCGACTGGCCCGGAGATCCTCGACCAGGTCGAGGGCCGCGAGATCGACGCCTTCGTCGCGGGCGTCGGCACCGGCGGCACGATCACCGGCGTCGGCCGGCGGCTCCGGGAGGCGTTCCCCGACGTCGAGATCGTCGCCGTCGAGCCCGCAGACAACGCCGTCCTCTCCGGCGACCCAGCCGGCGACGATGCCTTCCAGGGGATGGGTCCGGGCTTCGTCAGCGAGAACCTCGACGTGGACCTCCTCGACGACGTCGTCACCGTCGAACTGGAGGCTGCCGAGGCGGAGTGCCGCCGACTCGCCCGCGAGGAAGGCATTCTGGTGGGCCAGTCCTCGGGTGCGGCGAGCCTCGCGGCGCGACAGGTCGCCGAACGGATCGCGGAGCCGAGCCTCGAGTGCCCGCCAGCGGGAGCCCGATCGGCCGACCAGGCCGTAGGCGACGGCACGCGCTCCGATGGCGGCGCGTCGAATTCGAACGGCGCGAATGGTGCCACCGACGCGACGAATGCTCGCGATGCCAAGCGCGATCCCGACGCGGCGCACGAGACCGACGCGTACGACGACTGCCCGCTCGTCGTGACGATCTTCCCCGACAGCGGGGAGCGATACCTCTCGGCGGGCGTCTTCGAGTAG
- a CDS encoding Hsp20/alpha crystallin family protein: MSQPRDAWWPTGQLRTASRLGQQSAGSAMPAQAQFAGQAAAASAGPQPPMGQPSGIDEPTAAGQPSVVVPPIDVYETADEVLIHVDTPGFEEDEIELRADEQTLLVTAVREQEPEEGRSPLLLERPTHLERVVQIPPGADVEGAKATHDDGVCTVTIPKTESRRRRTIAFQ, translated from the coding sequence ATGAGCCAGCCCCGCGATGCCTGGTGGCCGACCGGGCAGCTCCGGACAGCGAGCCGCCTCGGCCAGCAATCAGCCGGCAGCGCGATGCCAGCACAGGCGCAGTTCGCGGGGCAGGCCGCGGCGGCAAGCGCCGGTCCGCAACCGCCCATGGGCCAGCCCAGTGGCATCGACGAGCCGACAGCGGCCGGGCAGCCGTCCGTCGTCGTACCGCCGATCGACGTCTACGAGACGGCCGACGAGGTCCTGATCCACGTAGATACGCCCGGCTTCGAGGAGGACGAGATCGAGCTACGGGCCGACGAGCAGACCCTCCTCGTCACCGCCGTCCGCGAGCAGGAGCCCGAGGAAGGACGCTCGCCGCTCCTGCTGGAACGGCCGACCCACCTCGAACGGGTCGTGCAGATCCCGCCCGGTGCCGACGTCGAGGGCGCGAAAGCGACCCACGACGACGGCGTCTGCACGGTGACGATCCCGAAAACCGAGTCGCGCCGTCGCCGGACGATCGCGTTCCAGTAG
- a CDS encoding CHRD domain-containing protein yields the protein MSDPPDDRPAMPELDRRSVVGALAAGIGLSALGGTVVTAQDDGNETNGNGTDGDGMDGATMVDPLFGFPAASADVEPPVEVDHEVALDTIEREQPGVPIPEFVFDPVGLAVDPGDTVQFSLASPHHTISSYHPELGYTQRVPDGVGPISSPVLWTDSYFLYTFEEPGVYDLFCFPHEFAGMVIRIVVGEASGPATEAPPEAEWGEAIPSPESPIPPQGLAATVLRESALDPETIADQGSVAWSDLPAESKTLPPEYFDPSDPGATTAALSAADQGVFTEASGCARVVPTPVGLFWELLVEDVEGVTQAHIHEGGADVAGPVVAPLVVFNDELDGSGDGELADALPEEPIVESGFVADPELAQAVGETPSNYYVNVHTTQHPGGEIRGQLRRTTPMAERRGGGAPEGDGPVDEEDADDNGGDDQDDGGADGPPDDGDGPPEGPPDDGAGNETAPDGNVSEPEGNASAPGENATEPGNETTVDGNDTIGNDTIGNETMGNDTVDNDMMDNATNDTG from the coding sequence ATGTCGGACCCACCAGACGATCGACCGGCGATGCCAGAACTCGACCGGCGCTCCGTCGTCGGCGCGCTCGCGGCGGGGATCGGCCTCAGCGCGCTCGGCGGCACGGTCGTGACCGCACAGGACGACGGCAACGAGACGAACGGGAACGGCACGGACGGCGACGGGATGGACGGCGCGACGATGGTCGATCCCCTCTTCGGGTTCCCAGCAGCCTCCGCCGACGTCGAGCCGCCCGTCGAGGTCGACCACGAGGTCGCACTCGACACGATCGAACGCGAACAGCCGGGCGTCCCGATCCCGGAGTTCGTCTTCGATCCTGTCGGCCTGGCCGTAGACCCGGGCGACACCGTCCAGTTCTCGCTGGCCTCGCCACACCACACGATCAGCTCGTATCACCCCGAACTGGGCTACACCCAGCGGGTCCCCGACGGCGTCGGCCCGATCTCCTCGCCGGTGCTCTGGACCGACTCGTACTTCCTGTACACCTTCGAGGAGCCCGGCGTCTACGACCTCTTCTGTTTCCCACACGAGTTCGCGGGCATGGTGATCCGGATCGTCGTCGGCGAGGCGAGCGGCCCGGCGACGGAGGCGCCACCGGAAGCCGAGTGGGGCGAAGCAATCCCCAGCCCAGAATCGCCGATCCCACCGCAGGGACTCGCCGCGACGGTGCTCCGAGAGTCCGCCCTCGATCCGGAGACGATCGCCGACCAGGGCAGCGTCGCGTGGAGCGACCTCCCCGCGGAGAGCAAGACGCTGCCCCCCGAGTACTTCGACCCGTCGGACCCGGGGGCGACGACCGCTGCACTGAGCGCCGCGGACCAGGGCGTCTTCACCGAGGCCAGCGGCTGCGCTCGCGTCGTCCCGACGCCGGTCGGCCTCTTCTGGGAACTCCTGGTCGAGGACGTGGAGGGCGTCACGCAGGCCCACATTCACGAAGGCGGGGCGGACGTCGCCGGTCCCGTCGTCGCCCCGCTCGTCGTATTCAACGACGAACTCGACGGGAGCGGCGACGGCGAACTGGCGGACGCACTCCCGGAGGAGCCCATCGTGGAGTCCGGGTTCGTCGCCGACCCCGAACTCGCCCAGGCGGTGGGCGAAACGCCGTCGAACTACTACGTCAACGTCCACACCACGCAGCATCCCGGCGGCGAGATCAGAGGGCAACTGCGCCGGACGACGCCGATGGCGGAACGGCGTGGCGGCGGAGCGCCCGAGGGCGATGGCCCCGTGGACGAGGAAGATGCCGACGACAATGGAGGGGACGATCAAGACGACGGGGGAGCGGACGGACCACCGGACGACGGTGACGGGCCGCCGGAGGGGCCACCCGACGACGGCGCCGGGAACGAAACCGCGCCCGACGGTAACGTGAGTGAACCGGAGGGAAACGCGAGTGCGCCCGGGGAGAACGCGACTGAACCGGGCAACGAGACCACGGTCGATGGCAACGACACGATCGGAAACGACACCATCGGCAACGAGACGATGGGCAACGACACCGTGGATAACGACATGATGGACAACGCTACGAACGACACGGGGTGA